The Rickettsiales bacterium genome includes a region encoding these proteins:
- a CDS encoding phosphoglycerate kinase — translation MKNLPSFEDIDVKGKRVLVRMDVNVPMQGSEVRDMTRITRQLPTIQSLSKRGAKVIILSHFGRPDGSYDPALSLSILVDPISEALGQPIAFAPDCIGIESEKVVSAMQNGEIALLENLRFHKAEKANDAEFSQALAANGDIFVNDAFSCAHRAHASMVGITDYLPAYAGTSLANELQMLGSIFDVPERPLGAVIGGAKVSTKLSVLEFLLEKVDILMIGGAMAHTFLAAQGYRVGKSLYEPDLLDTAKDILSQADAKNCRIILPSDVVITHEFAAHARNRIVPISEIPDDAMALDIGMETMDAMRAALRECKSLVWNGPLGAFENTPFDMGTVALAREASIQTAKGELHSVAGGGDTVAALAHSGLFDAFTYLSTAGGAFLEWMEGKELPGVAALARHAQAAA, via the coding sequence ATGAAAAACCTCCCCTCATTTGAAGATATTGATGTTAAAGGCAAGCGAGTGCTTGTGCGGATGGATGTGAATGTACCGATGCAAGGGAGCGAAGTGCGTGATATGACACGTATTACACGCCAGCTGCCAACGATTCAGTCTCTGTCCAAGCGAGGGGCTAAGGTAATTATTCTATCGCATTTTGGGCGTCCAGATGGTTCGTATGATCCGGCATTATCCTTATCTATTTTGGTGGACCCTATTAGCGAAGCCTTGGGCCAGCCGATTGCTTTCGCCCCGGATTGCATTGGGATTGAATCTGAGAAAGTTGTTTCAGCCATGCAAAATGGCGAAATTGCCCTCTTGGAGAATCTGCGGTTTCATAAGGCAGAGAAAGCCAATGATGCGGAATTTTCTCAAGCGCTTGCAGCGAATGGTGATATTTTTGTAAATGATGCTTTCTCCTGTGCGCATCGTGCACATGCCTCGATGGTTGGGATTACAGATTATCTGCCTGCTTATGCCGGCACCTCTCTGGCGAATGAACTGCAAATGCTTGGCAGTATCTTCGATGTGCCTGAGCGCCCCTTAGGTGCGGTGATTGGTGGTGCTAAGGTGTCAACAAAGCTCAGCGTGTTAGAGTTTTTGCTTGAGAAAGTGGATATCCTGATGATCGGCGGGGCGATGGCGCATACTTTTCTTGCAGCACAGGGGTATCGTGTTGGTAAGTCACTTTATGAACCTGACTTGCTCGATACGGCGAAAGATATTCTCAGCCAAGCCGATGCTAAAAACTGCCGCATTATACTGCCAAGTGACGTGGTGATTACGCACGAATTTGCGGCACATGCACGTAACAGGATTGTTCCTATAAGTGAGATTCCGGATGATGCGATGGCGCTGGATATCGGGATGGAAACGATGGACGCGATGCGTGCGGCGTTGCGCGAATGTAAGAGCCTCGTGTGGAATGGCCCACTTGGTGCATTTGAAAACACGCCGTTTGATATGGGAACCGTTGCCCTCGCACGTGAAGCCTCAATTCAAACAGCCAAGGGTGAGTTACACTCAGTTGCAGGGGGAGGCGATACGGTGGCGGCGCTCGCGCATAGTGGCTTGTTCGATGCCTTTACCTATCTCTCCACAGCAGGGGGAGCTTTCCTAGAGTGGATGGAAGGCAAAGAGCTTCCTGGTGTAGCAGCGCTAGCGCGTCACGCTCAAGCGGCGGCCTGA
- the gap gene encoding type I glyceraldehyde-3-phosphate dehydrogenase: MTIRIGINGLGRIGRCVLRALVESDRNDIELVAVNGPAPIETHVHLLKYDSVHGGFRGEVKADGEDLLINGKRVKLTHEREPENIGWDVDYVLECTGIFKSVEQCNRHMSSKVKGVLVSAPSPDAHSTIVYGVNNEALKAEHTVVSVGSCTTNCLAPVAKVLNDEFGIVNGFMTTVHAYTGDQNIVDATHKDLRRARAAAVSMIPTSTGAAKAISLVIPELEGKLDGVAVRVPTPNVSLVDLTFNSEKPMTIEAINAAVKAASSDVLAYTDEPLVSIDFNHHPASSIFDATGTRLSGDKMGRIAAWYDNEWGFSNRMLDVTALMAKVHG; encoded by the coding sequence ATGACAATTCGTATTGGTATTAACGGACTGGGGCGTATTGGACGCTGCGTTCTGCGCGCATTGGTGGAATCTGATCGCAATGACATTGAACTTGTTGCAGTGAATGGCCCCGCACCGATCGAAACGCATGTGCATCTTTTAAAGTACGATTCTGTTCACGGTGGCTTTCGTGGTGAAGTCAAAGCTGATGGCGAAGACCTATTGATTAACGGTAAGCGCGTGAAATTAACACATGAGCGCGAGCCGGAGAATATCGGTTGGGATGTTGATTATGTGTTGGAATGCACGGGAATTTTTAAATCGGTTGAGCAATGTAATCGCCATATGAGCAGTAAGGTCAAAGGGGTGCTGGTGTCAGCGCCGTCACCTGATGCGCATTCAACGATTGTTTATGGGGTGAATAATGAGGCACTGAAGGCAGAACATACGGTTGTCTCCGTTGGCTCATGCACGACAAACTGTTTAGCTCCGGTGGCGAAAGTGTTGAATGATGAGTTTGGCATTGTGAATGGTTTCATGACTACGGTGCATGCTTATACGGGCGATCAAAATATCGTCGATGCGACGCATAAAGATTTACGCCGCGCGCGTGCGGCAGCGGTATCGATGATTCCGACTTCAACCGGGGCAGCTAAAGCGATTAGCCTGGTGATTCCTGAGCTTGAAGGCAAATTAGATGGCGTGGCTGTGCGTGTGCCAACGCCAAATGTTTCCCTCGTGGATTTAACGTTCAATAGTGAAAAACCAATGACGATTGAAGCGATTAATGCTGCCGTTAAAGCCGCCTCATCAGATGTGCTGGCTTATACGGATGAGCCGTTGGTTTCGATCGATTTTAACCACCATCCGGCAAGCTCTATCTTTGATGCAACAGGCACGCGCCTGTCCGGCGATAAGATGGGCCGCATTGCCGCATGGTACGATAACGAGTGGGGGTTCTCTAACCGTATGCTCGATGTCACGGCGTTGATGGCGAAGGTGCATGGCTAG
- the glpX gene encoding class II fructose-bisphosphatase: MSYSLPKPSEHSFDDEGFTMDRNLALEAVRITEAAALAASKWMGCGDEKAADNAAVEAMRAVLNSLDMDGTVVIGEGERDEAPMLYIGEKVGSAKGPQVDIALDPLEGTTTCAVGGFNSIAVLAMASKDGFLHAPDVYMDKIAVGAGLPVGVIDLDKSPKENLTSLAKAKNCEISDLVVCVLDRERHQKLISDIREAGARILLISDGDVTGIIATTKSDTNIDIYMGIGGAPEGVLAAAALRCIGGQMQARLLFDNDEQRTRAKRMGIDDLNRKYNMEDMAKGEVMFAATGVTDGPMLKGVRRMTGGAETHSIIMRSKTGTVRDIHAHHNFNRKTWVDNEEK; this comes from the coding sequence ATGTCTTATTCACTTCCTAAACCCTCAGAACATTCTTTTGACGATGAAGGTTTCACGATGGATAGAAACTTAGCCCTTGAAGCGGTGCGTATTACCGAGGCTGCAGCCCTCGCAGCATCCAAATGGATGGGCTGCGGCGATGAGAAAGCCGCTGACAACGCTGCCGTAGAAGCGATGCGTGCAGTGCTCAACAGTTTAGACATGGATGGCACGGTCGTCATCGGTGAAGGCGAACGTGATGAAGCGCCGATGCTCTATATCGGTGAAAAAGTCGGCTCAGCTAAAGGCCCACAAGTAGATATCGCGCTTGATCCTTTGGAAGGCACCACAACCTGTGCCGTGGGTGGGTTCAATTCTATTGCTGTACTCGCTATGGCCAGCAAAGATGGCTTCCTACATGCACCTGACGTTTACATGGATAAAATCGCTGTTGGCGCAGGCTTACCAGTTGGCGTGATTGATCTTGATAAATCACCTAAAGAAAACCTAACATCGCTGGCAAAAGCCAAAAACTGTGAAATTAGCGATCTCGTGGTTTGTGTCCTTGACCGCGAACGCCATCAAAAACTTATCAGCGATATTCGCGAAGCCGGTGCGCGCATCCTCCTCATTTCCGATGGTGATGTGACTGGTATTATCGCCACCACTAAATCAGATACGAATATCGATATTTACATGGGCATTGGCGGCGCACCTGAGGGTGTACTCGCTGCAGCAGCATTGCGTTGCATTGGCGGCCAAATGCAAGCGCGCCTTCTGTTCGATAATGACGAGCAACGCACCCGCGCGAAACGCATGGGTATTGATGATCTCAACCGTAAATATAATATGGAAGATATGGCTAAAGGCGAAGTCATGTTCGCGGCGACCGGAGTAACTGACGGCCCAATGCTAAAAGGCGTTCGTCGTATGACGGGGGGTGCAGAAACCCACTCTATCATCATGCGCAGCAAAACCGGTACCGTGCGCGACATCCACGCTCACCACAACTTCAATCGTAAAACATGGGTCGATAACGAAGAGAAGTAA
- the dnaJ gene encoding molecular chaperone DnaJ, translated as MADYYELLGVSRDADAKQVKAAYRKLAMKYHPDQNQGDAEAEKKFKEISGAYEVLKDEQKRAAYDRYGHDAFEQGMSGGAGGPGAGGFDFGGSSFSDIFEDLFGGGGGGGGGFGGGQARGAAGGAARGADLRHNLSISLEDAFKGKQSQVKVTTSVTCSGCAGNGAEKGTKPQSCGTCNGRGKVRAQQGFFTIERGCHTCQGLGKIIKSPCKPCAGSGRTRKQKSLKVTIPAGVEEGTRIRLSGEGEAGMRGGPSGDLYIFLNIKPHPIFQRDGTDLHCRVPVPMIEAALGGSAQVPTIEGGKVKVTIPAGTQSGRQFRLKDKGMSVMRSSGLRGDMYVHAAIETPVNLSKKQKDMLKQFKGDKSNKDNSPESENFFGRVKEFWEDLKD; from the coding sequence ATGGCTGATTATTACGAATTACTTGGCGTAAGCCGCGATGCTGATGCGAAGCAGGTTAAAGCTGCTTATCGTAAATTAGCCATGAAATACCATCCAGATCAAAATCAGGGTGATGCTGAAGCGGAGAAGAAATTTAAAGAAATTTCAGGCGCTTATGAAGTTCTCAAAGATGAGCAAAAGCGTGCCGCTTACGATCGGTATGGCCATGATGCTTTCGAGCAAGGAATGAGCGGCGGTGCTGGTGGGCCTGGTGCTGGTGGCTTTGACTTTGGCGGCAGCAGTTTCTCTGATATTTTCGAAGATCTCTTTGGCGGCGGCGGCGGAGGTGGTGGCGGTTTTGGCGGCGGTCAGGCACGTGGCGCTGCTGGCGGTGCCGCTCGTGGTGCTGATTTGCGCCATAATTTAAGTATCTCGCTTGAAGATGCATTCAAAGGCAAACAAAGCCAAGTGAAGGTGACGACATCCGTGACCTGTAGCGGCTGTGCCGGTAATGGTGCTGAAAAAGGCACCAAGCCTCAAAGTTGCGGAACCTGTAATGGGCGCGGCAAAGTACGTGCACAACAAGGGTTCTTCACGATCGAACGTGGCTGTCATACATGCCAAGGTTTGGGTAAGATCATTAAATCTCCTTGTAAGCCATGTGCAGGTTCAGGCCGTACCCGTAAGCAAAAGTCACTGAAAGTGACGATTCCTGCCGGTGTTGAAGAGGGGACTCGTATCCGCTTGAGTGGTGAAGGTGAGGCGGGGATGCGCGGCGGTCCATCGGGCGATCTTTATATCTTCCTCAATATCAAACCCCATCCTATCTTCCAGCGTGATGGCACTGACTTACATTGTCGTGTGCCCGTACCAATGATAGAAGCAGCTCTCGGTGGAAGCGCACAAGTGCCGACCATTGAAGGCGGCAAGGTGAAAGTGACGATTCCTGCAGGCACGCAGTCTGGCCGTCAATTCCGTTTGAAAGATAAAGGGATGTCTGTAATGCGCTCTAGCGGATTACGCGGAGACATGTATGTACATGCTGCCATCGAAACGCCCGTGAACTTAAGCAAGAAGCAGAAAGATATGCTTAAGCAGTTTAAAGGCGATAAGAGCAACAAAGATAACAGCCCCGAATCAGAAAATTTCTTCGGCCGAGTCAAAGAGTTCTGGGAAGACTTAAAAGATTAA